The following coding sequences lie in one Haematobia irritans isolate KBUSLIRL chromosome 3, ASM5000362v1, whole genome shotgun sequence genomic window:
- the mRpS29 gene encoding mitochondrial ribosomal protein S29, producing MFIRQTLQKLPRLSHRNCATAAALAPNQPARESLVPTDYRTNETNTVAHSNIHDAKFYTIPNEVKKQLFGGGGLPKQFDHQVKTFTETCLMIRQPGLEIINYIKNTDFTKPAVRYVLYGENGVGKSLTLAHIIHYGHQNGFVLVHIPWVANWMKKPKDTASAEQEGFIDLPFDAAAWLLHFKNQNSKLLSTLDLKTSKEYVWSKRESTPAGSNLLELVEHGIQRIKFASGTIEALLAELKQHSTAGKCKTMVAIDGFNAFFHPETRILTDNKQKVTPDRITLTKPFLDITNYDWTNGVCVLTVDKIAMTEGYMDSYMPRYLLGNQGFEHLDPFVPVRVDNYTDKEYHSCIQYYLDRHWIQKTPEGFEDQLKFLSNQNPYGLMRLTRSL from the coding sequence ATGTTCATCCGTCAAACTTTACAAAAGTTACCACGGCTTTCGCATCGGAATTGTGCTACCGCCGCTGCTCTAGCCCCCAATCAACCTGCACGCGAATCTTTGGTACCGACCGATTACCGCACCAATGAAACAAATACGGTAGCACACTCCAATATTCATGATGCAAAATTCTACACAATTCCCAATGAGGTAAAAAAGCAGTTGTTCGGGGGTGGCGGCTTACCAAAACAGTTTGACCACCAAGTAAAAACCTTCACCGAAACATGTCTCATGATAAGACAGCCTGGCCTAGAAATTATCAATTACATCAAAAATACAGATTTTACCAAGCCAGCCGTTCGCTATGTATTGTATGGGGAAAATGGTGTGGGTAAATCTCTAACACTGGCCCATATCATACACTACGGTCATCAGAATGGATTCGTTTTGGTACATATTCCATGGGTAGCTAATTGGATGAAAAAACCGAAAGACACTGCAAgtgctgaacaagaaggtttcATTGATTTGCCATTTGATGCTGCTGCCTGGCTATTACATTTCAAAAACCAAAATTCCAAACTGTTATCCACACTCGATTTGAAAACAAGCAAAGAATACGTTTGGTCGAAACGTGAGTCTACTCCAGCTGGCAGTAATCTCTTAGAATTGGTGGAACATGGCATTCAGCGTATAAAATTCGCTTCTGGAACTATAGAAGCATTATTGGCCGAACTGAAGCAGCATTCAACGGCTGGAAAATGCAAAACAATGGTAGCCATAGATGGATTTAATGCATTCTTTCATCCCGAAACTCGTATTCTAACTGATAATAAACAAAAGGTTACTCCCGATCGTATTACACTCACAAAACCGTTCTTAGATATTACCAATTATGATTGGACGAATGGTGTTTGTGTATTGACAGTGGATAAAATTGCCATGACTGAAGGCTACATGGATTCGTATATGCCGCGCTATTTATTAGGCAACCAAGGTTTTGAACATTTAGACCCTTTTGTACCTGTCCGTGTGGATAATTATACAGATAAGGAATATCATAGCTGTATACAATATTATTTAGATCGTCATTGGATACAAAAAACACCGGAAGGATTTGAagatcaattgaaatttttaagtaaTCAAAATCCATATGGGTTGATGAGACTAACGAGGTCTTTGTAA